In Stieleria varia, one genomic interval encodes:
- the leuC gene encoding 3-isopropylmalate dehydratase large subunit, whose translation MSDANSSAPRTLLDKIWDQHVVHAPESGPAILYIDLHLVHEVTSPQAFEGLRLAGRPVRRPERTLATPDHNVPTTDRSLPIADPISKKQIETLRANCQEFGVQLYDIGDVRQGIVHVIGPENGFTQPGMTIVCGDSHTATHGAFGALAFGIGTSEVEHVLATQTLLQFKPKTFELRVDGELPRGVTAKDMILYLIGQIGTAGGTGYVLEYTGECVRALSMEERMTVCNMSIEAGARAGMIAPDQTTFDYLRGLPESPSDFDAAVERWRLLNTDAGATYDRSLVFQGSDIEPQVTWGTNPGQVIGVTAATPDPSDFDDATDQKTTSDALAYMGLNAKTKMQDVSIDRVFIGSCTNARIEDLRAAAATVKGHRVSDHVNAMVVPGSGRVKTQAESEGLDKIFTEAGFEWREAGCSMCLAMNPDKLAPGERCASTSNRNFEGRQGKGGRTHLVSPAMAAAAAVAGHFVDIRQWDYKSGN comes from the coding sequence ATGTCCGACGCCAATTCGTCCGCCCCGCGGACTTTGCTTGATAAAATCTGGGACCAGCACGTCGTCCACGCCCCCGAATCAGGGCCAGCGATCCTGTACATCGATCTGCACTTGGTCCACGAAGTCACCAGTCCCCAAGCCTTTGAGGGCCTGCGTCTGGCCGGTCGGCCCGTCCGTCGACCCGAGCGAACGCTCGCCACCCCCGACCACAACGTCCCCACGACCGACCGCAGTCTGCCGATCGCGGACCCGATCAGCAAAAAACAGATCGAAACCCTGCGGGCCAACTGCCAGGAATTCGGCGTCCAGCTCTATGACATCGGCGACGTCCGCCAAGGAATCGTGCACGTCATCGGCCCGGAAAATGGTTTCACCCAACCGGGCATGACGATCGTTTGCGGCGACTCCCACACCGCGACCCACGGCGCTTTCGGTGCGTTGGCCTTCGGCATCGGGACCAGCGAAGTCGAACACGTGCTGGCGACGCAAACGTTGCTGCAGTTCAAACCCAAGACCTTTGAACTTCGTGTCGACGGCGAATTGCCACGCGGCGTGACGGCCAAGGACATGATCCTGTACTTGATCGGCCAAATCGGAACCGCCGGCGGAACGGGTTACGTGCTGGAGTACACCGGAGAGTGCGTTCGCGCACTGTCCATGGAAGAACGCATGACGGTGTGCAACATGTCGATCGAAGCGGGCGCGCGAGCCGGTATGATCGCCCCCGATCAAACCACCTTTGACTACTTGCGTGGCCTGCCCGAGTCGCCCAGCGATTTCGATGCGGCGGTCGAGCGTTGGCGGTTGCTCAACACCGATGCCGGCGCGACCTACGATCGCTCGTTGGTTTTCCAAGGCAGCGATATCGAACCCCAAGTGACCTGGGGCACCAACCCCGGCCAAGTCATCGGCGTCACGGCGGCAACGCCCGATCCGAGCGACTTCGACGACGCGACCGATCAAAAGACCACCAGTGATGCGTTGGCCTACATGGGTCTGAATGCAAAGACGAAGATGCAGGACGTCTCAATCGACCGCGTCTTCATCGGCTCCTGCACCAATGCACGCATCGAGGACTTGCGGGCCGCCGCGGCAACCGTCAAAGGACACCGAGTCAGTGATCACGTCAACGCGATGGTGGTCCCCGGCAGCGGACGTGTGAAAACTCAAGCCGAATCCGAAGGCCTGGATAAGATCTTTACCGAAGCAGGCTTTGAATGGCGAGAAGCCGGTTGCAGCATGTGCTTGGCGATGAACCCGGACAAGTTGGCACCGGGCGAACGGTGCGCCAGCACCAGCAACCGAAATTTCGAAGGCCGGCAGGGCAAGGGCGGACGCACGCACTTGGTCAGCCCCGCGATGGCCGCCGCTGCCGCCGTCGCCGGACACTTCGTCGACATCCGTCAGTGGGACTACAAGTCCGGCAACTGA
- the leuD gene encoding 3-isopropylmalate dehydratase small subunit, protein MQKFIAHTGLVVTMNRANVDTDQIIPKQFLKRIERTGFGQYLFYDWRFQDDGTTPRTEFELNRPEVEGATILVARKNFGSGSSREHAVWALDDYGFRSVIAPSFADIFYNNCFKNGVLPIVLPEADIDTIFQKAEQPGYQLTVDLDNQVVRDESGWECKFDIDPSRRENMINGLDDIAQTLMHEEKISAYEAARTW, encoded by the coding sequence ATGCAAAAGTTCATCGCGCACACCGGTCTCGTCGTGACCATGAATCGCGCCAACGTCGACACCGACCAAATCATCCCCAAGCAGTTCCTCAAACGGATCGAGCGAACCGGTTTTGGCCAGTACTTGTTTTACGATTGGCGTTTCCAAGACGACGGCACGACACCGCGTACGGAGTTTGAGTTGAATCGACCCGAAGTCGAAGGCGCCACGATCCTCGTCGCCCGCAAGAACTTTGGCAGCGGCAGCAGTCGCGAACACGCTGTCTGGGCGTTGGACGACTACGGATTCCGTAGCGTCATCGCGCCTTCCTTTGCCGACATCTTTTACAACAACTGTTTCAAGAACGGCGTGTTGCCCATCGTGTTGCCCGAAGCCGACATTGACACGATCTTTCAAAAGGCCGAGCAGCCCGGCTATCAACTGACGGTTGACCTGGACAATCAAGTCGTCCGAGACGAAAGCGGCTGGGAGTGCAAATTCGACATCGACCCCAGCCGTCGCGAAAACATGATCAACGGCCTGGATGACATCGCCCAAACGCTGATGCACGAAGAAAAAATCAGCGCCTACGAAGCCGCCAGAACCTGGTAG
- a CDS encoding SDR family oxidoreductase has product MTSPNHPPLPMLITGIAGVAGFNAFHYFRRRYGDKVIGVRQPSMWPLSGPGIIPCELTDSLAVQQLWQEHRFGSVISSLGSCRLKSCETDPDMAYRVNVLGTENVLRHAARYDARVLHTSIDLVFAGREPDESHSGYVETDRADPVTVYGAMMVRAEQVVLDQCPDACVLRISLPMGISFNGHAGAIDWIASRFKQGKPATLYFDEVRTPTFTDCLCRLLADLLNRPLAGIYHAGGPRRISLYQIAQVVNVVGGHDPSLLHGCMRRQAGPMPPRAGDVSLNCDKLVEYLGRQPFDPWPIDDRLVPTHRDWHHAPDDLPEDFQVGEQSVAQLLYQNPRRPEPVPKSRRQQT; this is encoded by the coding sequence ATGACTTCACCGAATCATCCTCCGCTGCCGATGTTGATCACGGGCATCGCGGGCGTCGCCGGTTTCAATGCGTTCCATTACTTTCGCCGCCGCTATGGCGACAAAGTGATCGGCGTACGACAACCCAGCATGTGGCCTCTGTCGGGACCCGGGATCATTCCATGCGAGTTGACCGATTCGTTGGCGGTCCAGCAGTTGTGGCAAGAACACCGGTTTGGCAGCGTGATCAGCAGCTTGGGCAGTTGCCGATTGAAATCCTGTGAGACCGATCCCGACATGGCGTACCGAGTCAATGTTCTCGGAACCGAGAACGTCTTGCGGCATGCCGCCCGGTACGACGCGAGAGTGCTTCACACCTCGATCGATCTGGTCTTCGCGGGTCGTGAGCCGGACGAGTCCCACTCGGGTTACGTCGAGACCGATCGGGCTGACCCCGTGACGGTTTACGGAGCCATGATGGTTCGAGCCGAGCAAGTCGTACTGGATCAATGCCCGGATGCCTGTGTTTTGCGGATTTCGTTGCCGATGGGCATCAGCTTCAACGGACATGCCGGTGCGATCGACTGGATCGCGTCACGATTCAAACAGGGAAAACCGGCGACGTTATATTTCGACGAAGTCCGCACGCCGACGTTCACCGATTGTTTGTGTCGCTTGTTGGCTGATTTGCTGAATCGTCCTCTCGCTGGCATCTATCACGCTGGCGGTCCACGCCGCATCAGCTTGTACCAAATCGCTCAGGTGGTGAACGTCGTCGGAGGTCACGATCCGTCCCTGCTGCATGGATGCATGCGCCGACAAGCCGGCCCGATGCCGCCGCGCGCAGGGGACGTCAGCTTGAACTGTGACAAGCTCGTTGAATACTTGGGACGTCAGCCGTTTGATCCTTGGCCGATCGACGATCGATTGGTCCCGACACATCGTGACTGGCATCACGCGCCGGATGACTTGCCTGAGGATTTTCAAGTCGGCGAGCAATCGGTCGCCCAACTGCTGTACCAAAATCCTCGACGTCCTGAGCCGGTCCCGAAATCTCGTCGCCAACAGACTTGA
- a CDS encoding sulfatase: MFRFTLTALLAVLPICLSFQRVAAQNSAAHNSAAQPVPNRQQPNVLMIAVDDLACTLGCYGDVVARTPHIDSLAASGVCFQRAYNQLPLCNPTRASLMTGLRPDTIKVYDLDRHFRDEVPEVVTLPQAFQNAGYFAARIGKIYHYNVPASIGTDGFDDPPSWQHKVNPIGRDKADEDKIFNAEPHRKISAALSWLAADGEDTEQTDGMIATEAIKLMRQKRSEPFFLAVGFFRPHTPYVAPKKYFDLYPADEMRLPFAPADDRDDIPTAAFAHNCPVPHYGLSEPVLRQAIQAYYASVSFIDAQVGRMLAALSELKLSDNTIVVLWSDHGYHLGEHNGVWQKRTLFEQSARAPLIIRQPRAAGNGTPCSRVVEFVDLYPTLASLAQVESPDDLAGNDLSPLLSDPLMEWDNVAVTQVLRPADDRLAEPVMGCSVRDERFRYTEWGNGKHGVELYDHASDPMEFHNLAIEPDAASVNVIRRLQPLLRARASGDIPTTPVNPARL; the protein is encoded by the coding sequence GTGTTCCGATTCACTTTGACAGCATTGCTGGCTGTGCTGCCGATCTGTCTCAGTTTCCAGCGTGTTGCTGCTCAAAACAGTGCTGCTCATAACAGTGCTGCCCAGCCGGTACCCAATCGACAGCAGCCCAATGTCCTGATGATCGCCGTGGATGACCTCGCCTGCACGTTGGGATGCTATGGCGACGTGGTGGCCAGAACACCGCATATCGATTCGCTGGCAGCCAGCGGGGTCTGCTTTCAAAGAGCGTATAACCAGTTGCCGCTGTGCAATCCCACTCGCGCGTCCTTGATGACTGGTCTGCGTCCGGACACGATCAAGGTCTATGATCTGGATCGGCACTTTCGCGATGAAGTCCCCGAGGTAGTGACGTTGCCGCAAGCCTTTCAGAACGCTGGTTACTTTGCCGCGCGGATCGGCAAGATCTATCACTACAACGTGCCGGCATCCATCGGCACCGACGGCTTTGATGATCCGCCATCATGGCAGCACAAGGTCAATCCGATCGGGCGTGACAAGGCTGACGAAGACAAGATTTTCAATGCCGAACCGCATCGCAAGATCAGTGCGGCGCTCAGTTGGTTGGCCGCCGACGGCGAGGATACCGAACAAACCGATGGGATGATCGCGACGGAGGCCATTAAGTTGATGCGGCAAAAACGAAGCGAGCCTTTCTTCTTGGCCGTCGGTTTCTTTCGACCTCACACGCCCTATGTCGCGCCGAAAAAATACTTTGACCTGTACCCGGCAGACGAGATGAGGTTGCCCTTTGCTCCTGCCGACGATCGAGACGATATCCCCACCGCCGCATTCGCTCACAACTGCCCGGTTCCACATTACGGGCTCAGCGAACCGGTGTTACGGCAAGCCATCCAGGCGTACTACGCGAGCGTTTCGTTTATCGATGCTCAAGTCGGTCGGATGCTGGCCGCCTTGTCAGAACTGAAGCTCAGCGACAATACCATCGTGGTGCTTTGGAGCGATCACGGATATCACCTTGGTGAACACAATGGCGTGTGGCAAAAACGGACTTTGTTCGAACAGTCTGCCCGAGCGCCGTTGATCATTCGTCAACCCCGTGCCGCGGGCAATGGAACGCCTTGTTCGCGTGTGGTTGAATTCGTCGACTTGTATCCCACACTCGCCTCGCTTGCCCAAGTCGAATCACCCGACGATCTCGCCGGAAATGATCTGTCTCCCTTGCTGAGTGATCCGCTAATGGAATGGGATAACGTCGCCGTCACCCAAGTCCTGCGACCTGCCGACGACCGACTGGCCGAACCCGTGATGGGGTGCAGCGTTCGCGACGAGCGATTTCGCTACACCGAATGGGGCAATGGCAAACACGGTGTCGAGTTGTACGACCACGCCAGCGATCCGATGGAGTTTCACAATCTGGCGATCGAGCCGGATGCCGCTTCGGTGAACGTCATCCGCCGTTTGCAACCACTGCTTCGCGCGCGTGCGTCTGGTGACATTCCGACGACTCCCGTCAATCCCGCGAGACTGTGA
- a CDS encoding peptidylprolyl isomerase, whose amino-acid sequence MPFPRFLTPIRFGYCLALVSVIALASTVRSVAAADSSDGIVAVVNAEPITQKMLADASVTRYGKDVLDNVINRQLIMQACNEKGLQVSEQEVAEEINRIAAKFKLTTPDYLKLLDEERDITPGRYAREIIWPMLALRKLVAGQVEPTQQEFNEAYLAQFGEAVKCRMIMVADKTKADSLHREAVANPAGFGNLAKMNSEDETSASVGGLIPPIRRYTGDSRLEEAAFALKDNEVSPLIQIADQWMFLQAVRRIPAATPPTNEMPAIREQIVDRIRDQKIRGAAGELFAKLQRDANVSKVFGNADLQAKFPGVAAIVNEQRITISALASECVKRHGGDVLEGEINRKLLTQGLKKAGKQVSQPDIDQEIAKAAITYGFIGEDGKPNIAAWMESVTSDGQTTPAIYIQDSVWPSVALRKLVEDEIKITEQDVKQGFESSYGERAEILAIVLSDQRTAQKVWKMARDNPSEEFFGRLAEQYSVEPVSASNRGKVPPIRQHSGQPLIEREAFALKPGELSGIIATADKYIVLKSQGRTTPYVTDLEAVRSELVNELTERKTAAAMASTFDRLKTSAEIDNYFIAAKEIAATAQR is encoded by the coding sequence ATGCCCTTTCCACGATTCTTGACCCCCATTCGATTCGGCTATTGCCTAGCACTTGTCAGCGTTATCGCCCTCGCCAGCACGGTCCGCAGCGTCGCCGCAGCGGACAGCTCGGACGGCATCGTTGCGGTCGTCAACGCCGAACCGATCACTCAAAAGATGCTGGCCGATGCCTCCGTCACGCGATACGGCAAGGACGTATTGGACAACGTCATCAACCGCCAATTGATCATGCAGGCCTGCAACGAGAAAGGGCTGCAGGTCAGCGAACAAGAAGTCGCAGAAGAGATCAATCGGATTGCGGCAAAGTTCAAGCTCACGACTCCAGACTACTTGAAACTGCTGGACGAAGAGCGAGACATCACACCGGGTCGCTATGCCCGCGAGATCATCTGGCCGATGTTGGCGCTCCGCAAATTGGTCGCCGGCCAAGTCGAACCGACCCAACAAGAATTCAATGAAGCCTATCTGGCGCAGTTCGGTGAGGCGGTCAAGTGCCGCATGATCATGGTCGCCGACAAAACCAAGGCGGATTCACTGCACCGTGAAGCCGTCGCCAACCCGGCCGGTTTCGGTAATCTCGCCAAAATGAACAGCGAAGACGAAACCAGCGCCAGCGTCGGCGGATTGATCCCACCCATCCGTCGCTACACCGGCGACTCACGTTTGGAGGAAGCCGCATTTGCGTTGAAGGACAACGAAGTCTCGCCGCTGATTCAAATCGCCGACCAGTGGATGTTCCTGCAAGCCGTGCGACGCATCCCCGCAGCGACACCACCAACCAACGAAATGCCCGCTATCCGCGAACAAATCGTGGATCGCATTCGTGATCAAAAAATCCGTGGCGCCGCCGGTGAGTTGTTTGCCAAGTTGCAACGCGATGCCAATGTGTCCAAAGTATTCGGCAACGCAGACCTGCAAGCCAAGTTTCCAGGCGTCGCTGCAATCGTCAACGAACAACGCATCACGATCTCCGCTCTCGCATCGGAGTGTGTCAAACGTCACGGCGGCGATGTCCTGGAAGGCGAGATCAATCGAAAACTGTTGACGCAGGGACTCAAAAAAGCCGGCAAACAGGTCTCGCAGCCCGACATCGATCAGGAAATCGCCAAAGCGGCGATCACCTACGGATTCATCGGTGAGGACGGTAAACCCAACATCGCTGCCTGGATGGAATCGGTCACCAGTGACGGACAAACCACGCCTGCGATCTACATCCAAGATTCCGTCTGGCCAAGCGTCGCACTTCGCAAACTGGTCGAAGACGAAATCAAGATCACGGAGCAAGACGTCAAGCAGGGATTTGAGTCGTCCTACGGCGAACGAGCCGAGATCCTGGCGATCGTGCTGTCCGATCAACGCACCGCACAAAAGGTTTGGAAGATGGCTCGTGACAATCCGTCGGAAGAGTTCTTCGGACGTTTGGCCGAACAGTACAGTGTCGAACCCGTTTCAGCCAGCAACCGAGGTAAGGTACCGCCGATCCGCCAACACAGCGGTCAGCCATTGATCGAGCGAGAAGCCTTTGCACTCAAACCGGGAGAACTCAGTGGGATCATCGCCACGGCGGACAAATACATCGTGCTCAAGAGCCAAGGGCGCACGACACCGTACGTGACGGACCTGGAGGCTGTGCGATCAGAGTTGGTCAACGAACTGACCGAACGAAAGACGGCCGCCGCGATGGCATCGACCTTCGATCGATTGAAGACGTCTGCTGAAATCGACAACTACTTCATCGCCGCCAAAGAAATCGCCGCCACAGCACAACGCTGA
- a CDS encoding PSD1 and planctomycete cytochrome C domain-containing protein: MSRHIGHSIVTLACCFLFVSLGVAGEPGDPGQQTHWSFNRDIRPILSDACFYCHGPDSAHREADLRLDVAEQAHEDAFIGGDLTQSEAWRRIASEDPDELMPPPDSGKKLTPEQMEMIGQWIREGAPYDPYWAYVPPRQHAPPDIVDTDWANDPLDRFILAPLEKQSLRPAPDADPATLIRRVSFDLTGLPPTAEQVAAFVADPTEENYRRHVDHLFASPAYGERMAVYWLDLVRYADTVGYHGDQDHNISPYRDYVIDSLNANVPLDRFTIEQLAGDLLPDPTTDQIIATGYNRLLQTSHEGGVQPKEYLAIYAADRIRNVSAVWMGATVGCAQCHDHKYDPYRIDDFYAMSAFFADIDEAAHFKNGTNSLPTRRDPEIAVLSPWQRQWLQQIESEIEKTSPQTSEPEPGSRLAQLIELRDRLEKSKRRTMITRATQPREVRLLPRGNWLDDSGPIMQPRVPEFLPAIDVVDRRPTRLDLAQWLVDPQNGVGGLTARVFVNRFWYLMFGRGLSNSLADFGGQGSPPTHPELLDQLALDFVQSGWDIKHFLRRLVLSRSYRQSSVVSESMLSRDPYNELFARQSRYRLPAEMVRDHVLAISDQLVHRVGGASIKPYQPVGYYRHLNFPQRRYQSDTGEKQWRRGVYVHWQRQFLHPMLKAMDAPSREECTAERPRSNTPLEALVLLNDPTMFRVATGLAEVCLDENGLDDMQRLHSMFGRATGRKATQGELDTLNRLLLSERKHFADHPADADRMAKNTHVSVPATELAAWTSVARAVLNLYETVTRN; the protein is encoded by the coding sequence ATGTCTCGTCACATCGGCCATTCAATCGTCACGCTCGCGTGTTGTTTTCTATTCGTCAGTCTGGGCGTCGCCGGTGAACCTGGGGATCCTGGCCAGCAAACTCACTGGTCCTTCAATCGCGACATCCGCCCGATCCTTTCGGACGCGTGCTTTTATTGCCACGGCCCCGACTCGGCGCATCGCGAAGCCGACTTGCGATTGGACGTGGCCGAGCAAGCACACGAGGACGCGTTCATCGGTGGTGACTTGACGCAGAGCGAAGCTTGGCGGCGGATCGCGTCGGAGGATCCCGATGAGTTGATGCCGCCTCCCGATAGCGGAAAGAAACTCACGCCCGAACAAATGGAAATGATCGGGCAATGGATCCGAGAGGGTGCGCCGTACGATCCTTATTGGGCTTACGTGCCACCGCGGCAACACGCGCCGCCCGACATCGTTGACACGGATTGGGCAAACGATCCGCTGGACCGATTCATCTTGGCACCGCTGGAGAAACAGAGCCTACGGCCCGCCCCTGACGCTGACCCTGCGACGTTGATTCGACGTGTGAGCTTTGATTTGACAGGATTGCCGCCCACGGCCGAGCAGGTCGCGGCGTTCGTCGCCGATCCGACCGAAGAAAACTATCGACGACATGTCGACCACTTGTTTGCGTCACCCGCCTACGGTGAACGGATGGCCGTCTACTGGCTGGACTTGGTTCGATATGCAGATACCGTCGGGTATCACGGAGATCAAGACCACAACATCTCGCCCTATCGCGACTACGTCATCGATTCGCTCAACGCGAACGTGCCGCTGGATCGATTCACGATCGAACAGTTGGCGGGCGATCTGTTGCCCGATCCGACGACCGACCAGATCATCGCAACGGGCTACAACCGATTGCTGCAAACGTCTCACGAAGGTGGCGTGCAACCCAAGGAGTACTTGGCGATCTATGCAGCCGATCGGATACGCAATGTTTCCGCGGTTTGGATGGGTGCGACGGTTGGCTGTGCACAATGTCACGATCACAAATATGATCCGTACCGCATCGACGATTTCTATGCGATGTCAGCGTTCTTTGCGGACATTGATGAAGCAGCACATTTCAAGAACGGCACCAACAGCTTGCCCACGCGTCGCGATCCTGAAATCGCAGTGCTCAGTCCATGGCAACGCCAGTGGTTGCAGCAGATCGAGTCTGAGATCGAAAAAACGAGTCCTCAAACAAGTGAACCCGAACCGGGGTCGCGACTCGCTCAACTGATCGAGTTGCGTGATCGATTAGAGAAATCCAAGCGACGCACCATGATCACAAGGGCGACGCAGCCTCGCGAGGTGCGTCTGCTGCCTCGCGGCAACTGGCTCGACGACAGCGGCCCCATCATGCAGCCGCGTGTCCCTGAGTTTTTGCCCGCCATCGATGTCGTTGATCGGCGTCCGACCCGGTTGGACTTGGCTCAATGGCTGGTCGATCCGCAGAATGGCGTGGGCGGTTTGACCGCACGGGTTTTTGTGAATCGGTTTTGGTACTTGATGTTCGGTCGCGGTCTGTCGAACTCACTGGCGGATTTTGGCGGACAAGGTTCCCCACCGACGCATCCTGAATTGCTCGATCAGTTGGCGTTGGACTTCGTTCAGAGCGGCTGGGACATCAAACATTTTCTGCGGCGACTGGTGCTCTCGCGATCGTATCGGCAGTCGTCCGTCGTGAGCGAATCGATGCTGTCGCGTGATCCGTACAACGAGCTTTTTGCGCGTCAGTCTCGGTATCGGTTGCCGGCGGAGATGGTGCGGGATCATGTGCTGGCGATCAGTGATCAACTGGTGCACCGGGTCGGCGGTGCGAGCATCAAACCGTATCAGCCGGTCGGCTATTATCGCCATCTGAATTTCCCTCAGCGGCGATATCAATCAGACACGGGAGAAAAACAGTGGCGTCGCGGCGTCTACGTTCACTGGCAGCGTCAGTTCTTGCATCCGATGCTCAAGGCGATGGATGCACCCAGCAGAGAAGAATGCACAGCGGAGAGACCAAGATCCAACACGCCATTGGAAGCCCTGGTCTTGCTGAATGATCCCACGATGTTCCGTGTGGCGACCGGATTGGCCGAAGTCTGTCTGGACGAAAACGGACTCGATGACATGCAACGGCTGCATTCCATGTTCGGCAGGGCAACGGGACGGAAAGCAACCCAGGGTGAGCTGGATACGTTGAACCGGTTGCTGCTCAGCGAGAGAAAACACTTCGCCGATCATCCGGCCGATGCCGACCGGATGGCCAAAAATACTCATGTGTCGGTCCCGGCGACAGAACTGGCCGCTTGGACATCCGTTGCCCGTGCCGTTTTGAATCTGTACGAGACGGTGACGAGAAACTAG
- a CDS encoding YceI family protein: protein MKRVYRILASAVVIGALLGGCTIASAADVYDYDGVHSSVSFKARHLDISWIHGRFNDVSGAFSLDREEPSKSTFSLVIQADSVDTANEARDKHLRQPDYFDTKQYPTIEFKSTSTKAIDGGYEVTGDFTMHGTTKEITLVLKGGEEHVFKDIKRVAFSTELSLKRSDYGFDPKAIGPIGDKVLIMIDCEGVQK, encoded by the coding sequence ATGAAACGCGTTTATAGAATCTTGGCTTCAGCGGTGGTGATCGGTGCCCTTCTTGGTGGTTGCACGATCGCCTCCGCAGCCGACGTTTACGACTACGATGGAGTCCATTCTTCCGTCAGCTTCAAGGCCCGGCATCTGGACATCAGTTGGATTCATGGCCGGTTCAATGATGTCTCTGGTGCGTTTTCACTTGACCGTGAGGAACCTTCCAAATCAACGTTCTCCCTGGTCATTCAAGCTGACAGCGTAGACACCGCTAATGAAGCACGCGACAAGCACTTGCGTCAACCGGATTACTTCGACACTAAGCAATACCCAACGATCGAGTTCAAAAGCACCAGTACGAAAGCCATCGATGGTGGATACGAAGTGACGGGTGACTTTACGATGCACGGCACGACAAAGGAGATCACTTTGGTGCTGAAGGGTGGAGAGGAACATGTCTTCAAAGACATCAAACGGGTCGCGTTTTCCACTGAGCTGTCTCTGAAGCGAAGTGATTACGGGTTCGATCCAAAAGCGATCGGTCCCATCGGAGACAAGGTGCTGATCATGATTGATTGCGAAGGCGTACAGAAGTAA